From the genome of Thunnus thynnus chromosome 1, fThuThy2.1, whole genome shotgun sequence, one region includes:
- the crispld2 gene encoding cysteine-rich secretory protein LCCL domain-containing 2: MTCAVMAWLPVLSLSLLLLCVRDSASLFLPDSKELRQLLSRYEEEMDQNSTSNTAGSRTRRAIRWSDREEIVQLHNKLRGSVYPTASNMESMIWDDELERSATHWSEECQWDHGPQDLLMSIGQNLAVHWGRYRSPAFHVQAWYDEVKDYTYPYPHECNPWCPERCSGPMCTHYTQLVWATTNRVGCAVHVCPRMNVWGEIWENAVYLVCNYSPKGNWIGEAPYQHGRPCSQCPPSYGGGCRNNLCYKDSQRSETEDMNEVEKPQVPLPPRTTAKPAFKPKSFAPKKPVSRPASPKPTIPRTPSSKTPSNTYLAQNIKCETRLRDKCRGATCNRFNCPANCLNKKGKVWGTVFYDVQSSICRAAIHFGVIDNNGGLVDVTRQDKFPFFVRAIKNGIESSSKYKSGNAFVVAKVEEMSVDCYTTVAEICPFKKPFSHCPRVSCPANCKNQPSSWSPVIGNSIYTDHSSICKAAIHAGVIKADGGLVDVLPLDKRKKYVGVLKNGIQSESQSNTEGGSFRVFVVRE, translated from the exons ATGACCTGTGCTGTCATGGCCTGGCTCCCTGTCCTGTCCCTCTCCCTCCTGCTGTTGTGCGTCAGGGACTCAGCTTCCCTCTTCCTGCCTGATTCCAAGGAACTCAGGCAGCTGTTGAGCCGCTACGAGGAGGAAATGGACCAGAACAGCACCAGCAACACAGCTGGCAGTAGGACCCGACGAGCCATCCGCTGGTCAGACCGCGAGGAGATTGTCCAGCTGCACAACAAGCTGAGGGGCAGTGTTTACCCCACTGCCTCCAACATGGAGTCCATG ATATGGGATGATGAGTTGGAGCGGTCTGCTACTCATTGGTCCGAGGAGTGTCAATGGGATCATGGACCTCAGGACCTGCTCATGTCTATCGGACAGAACCTGGCTGTTCACTGGGGCAG ATACCGCTCCCCTGCCTTCCATGTCCAGGCCTGGTACGATGAGGTGAAAGACTACACCTATCCCTACCCCCATGAGTGCAATCCCTGGTGTCCAGAACGCTGCTCCGGACCCATGTGCACCCATTACACCCAG CTGGTCTGGGCAACCACTAACCGTGTTGGCTGTGCTGTGCACGTGTGTCCAAGGATGAACGTGTGGGGAGAAATATGGGAGAATGCCGTTTACCTTGTGTGCAACTATTCCCCAAA GGGCAACTGGATCGGTGAGGCCCCATACCAGCATGGCCGCCCTTGTTCCCAGTGCCCTCCCAGCTATGGAGGAGGATGCAGGAACAACCTGTGTTACAAAG ACTCCCAGCGCTCAGAGACAGAGGACATGAATGAGGTGGAGAAGCCTCAGGTTCCACTCCCACCTCGCACCACTGCCAAACCTGCCTTCAAACCCAAGTCCTTTGCTCCGAAGAAACCAGTGTCCAGGCCCGCCTCTCCTAAGCCCACCATTCCCAGAACTCCTTCTTCAAAGACTCCCAGTAACACCTACCTGG CTCAGAACATTAAGTGTGAGACTAGACTGCGAGATAAGTGCAGAGGAGCAACCTGCAACAG ATTTAATTGTCCTGCCAATTGCCTGAATAAAAAAGGGAAAGTTTGGGGGACCGTCTTCTACGATGTG CAATCGAGTATTTGCCGTGCTGCTATCCATTTTGGCGTGATTGACAACAACGGAGGACTGGTTGACGTCACAAGACAGGACAAGTTTCCGTTCTTTGTCAGAGCCATAAAGAATGGCATCGAGTCTTCCAG taaatataaatcTGGCAATGCATTTGTGGTGGCCAAAGTGGAAG aaATGTCTGTTGACTGCTACACCACAGTGGCTGAAATCTGCCCATTCAAGAAGCCTTTCTCACACTGCCCAAG AGTCTCCTGTCCAGCCAACTGCAAAAATCAGCCTTCCTCTTGGTCACCAGTGATCGGGAACAGCATCTATACAGAT CACTCTAGTATTTGTAAAGCAGCTATCCATGCAGGGGTGATCAAAGCAGACGGGGGCTTAGTGGACGTTCTACCACTGGACAAGAGAAAGAAGTATGTTGGCGTCCTGAAAAATGGCATCCAGTCTGAAAG CCAGAGCAACACAGAGGGAGGCTCTTTCCGTGTCTTTGTTGTGAGGGAGTGA